The Streptomyces rimosus genomic interval CGCGGATGGCGTCCCCGGCGGCCTCGCGGGTGATGCCCGCCGCCTCCCGCAGCCGGCGCAGCTGCGTGCCCAGAATGATCCGCAGTACCGTCGGACCGCCCCGGGGGTGCTCGATGTGCGGGCGCGGCGGCGGGATGCGCCCTGGCTGCGCGATCATGCTGGCTCCCGTGTCGGTAGGGCGAACGCCCAGTGTTCCATCGCGTGCACGGTTCGTACAGCCGTGGTAACTATCCGGCCGACATATGCGTCAGCCGAGCCCGGCCAGGTCGTCGAAGTCTCCGTCCTTGGCCCCTTGGACGAAGGCCGCGATTTCGTCACGGGTATAGATCAGCGCCGGCCCCCCGGTATCCCGGGAGTTGCGCACCGCCACCCCTCCGTCGGTGAGAACGGCCAGCTCAACGCAGTTGCCGTTGGGGTTGCTGCGGCGGCTCTTGCGCCACACCGCACCGTCGATAGCACGGGCGCATATGCCGTTGGGCCATGACTCCACTTGGTTCTCCCCTTGCCGGAGGTGTGCCTGCGACCGGTACGGCCCCCTGCGCGTATGGCGCGAAACAGGCGCCGCGCGGCCGTTCTTACCGATGCAATTGCAGATGTACTTGCAGCGGAAGACGGCCGACCGCGATAGTAACCCTCTCCCAACAGCGCGGCCCAGCCCCCGACATGCCCCATGGCGGAGATCGTGATGACGACCCATCCGGCACCGACCGTGCACGACGTCCTCCACGCGGAGCCGGGTCAGGACCGGCACTTCGCCGTGTGTGCGCTCAGCGGGGCCTATCGCACTCTCGCGGAAGCCCGCCGCTTCACCGCCACCACCCTCGGAGAGTGGGGCATCCACGCATCGGTCGTCTCGGATGCCACCCTGGTGGTCTCCGAGCTCGTCAGCAACGCCCTGCGCCACGCCGCTCCCGCGCGTACGGCCGCCGAAGGGCCCGCGGCGGACGTGCCGTGCGTGGCCTGGCTGGCACTGGCGCACGAGGACTCCGGCGTCCTGTGCGCCGTCTCCGACTCCAGCCGTACGCCTCCCGCCCTCGCGCCCCCGGCTCCCTGCGCGGACAGCGGCCGGGGCCTGTGGATCGTCGACCGGATCAGCCAGTCCTGGGGCTGGACCCCTCCGGACGCCCTGGGCAAGACGGTCTGGGCCCAGCTCCCGGCATCCGGGCCCGCCGGTGAGTAGCCGCCCTGAAAGCGGCCCGCTCCCGCCATGGGAACGGCCGGGCAGCGGAATCCGCCCGCTCCGGAACGGAGAAACCGGCGTGTCGGAATTCATCGTGTTCGACCTTGAGTTCACGTCATGGCCGGGCTCCCTCGAACAGGACTGGTCGGCACCGGGACAGCTCCGGGAGATCGTGCAGATCGGAGCCTTACGCCTGAACGACGACTGCTCCGTCGTCGAGGAGTACGAAGCACTGGTCCGCCCACTGGCCAACCCCCGGCTGTCGCCCTATTTCACCGACCTGACCGGGATCACGCAGGAGGACGTGGACCAGAGAGGCCGCGCTCCGGCGGAAGCGCTCGGCGACTTCCTGGGGTTCTGCCGGGGGCTGCCCGTCCTCTCCTACGGCAACGACATGGTCGTCCTGGGAGAGAACGTGGGGTGGGCGCGGGCCCGTGGCGACGAGGTGAAGAACGGCTTTCTCTCCGCCACGTTCCTCAACATCCGGCCCTGGCTGAACTTCATCGTCCCGGAAACAGCGGACGCCAACGTGGGCCGTCTGTGGGAAGTACTGAACCTCCCCAAGCCCGCGGCAGGCAGGGAACACTCGGCCCTGTTCGACTGCTATTCCTTCACCGCGGCCCTCAAACATCTGCACGCCATGGGCCATTGGCTGCCCACGGGTTTCCTGTGAACGCCCGCCGGGATGTGCGGTGCGGTACGGGCGTACACGGCTCACCAGCTGACCGGAAGGGTGAGAGGCGACTTGGACGGGGAGGCGTCGTCCCAGGTGGGGCTGTGTCCCTCGGCCAGGCGCAGGTGCGGGAAACGGTCCAGGAGCGTTTCCAGGCCCACGGTCAGCTCCGCCCGCGCCAGGTGGGCGCCGATGCAGTTGTGCGGGCCCCGGCCGAACGCGATGTGCGGGTTCGGCCGCCGGCACACATCGAGCCGTTCGGGCTCATCGAACACGGTCTCGTCGCGGTTGGCGGAGGCCAGTGCCGGCAGGACCGCGTCCCCCGCCCGGATCGTCTGCCCGCCCAGTTCGAAGTCCTCGGTGGCCTGCAGCACCACCACCCCGTTCATCGCCGGGACGTAGCGCAGGAACTCCTCCACCGCGCCGGGCAGCAGGCCGCGGTCGTCGCGCAGCCGGACGTACTGGTCCGGATCGGCCAGCAGCGCCAGGACGGCGTCGGACAGGAACATGGTCGTCGTGCGGTAACCGGCGACGAGCATCGACAGCCCGAAGCTGAGCACGCTCTCCTCGTCCA includes:
- a CDS encoding ATP-binding protein, which codes for MTTHPAPTVHDVLHAEPGQDRHFAVCALSGAYRTLAEARRFTATTLGEWGIHASVVSDATLVVSELVSNALRHAAPARTAAEGPAADVPCVAWLALAHEDSGVLCAVSDSSRTPPALAPPAPCADSGRGLWIVDRISQSWGWTPPDALGKTVWAQLPASGPAGE
- a CDS encoding DUF397 domain-containing protein — encoded protein: MESWPNGICARAIDGAVWRKSRRSNPNGNCVELAVLTDGGVAVRNSRDTGGPALIYTRDEIAAFVQGAKDGDFDDLAGLG
- a CDS encoding 3'-5' exonuclease codes for the protein MSEFIVFDLEFTSWPGSLEQDWSAPGQLREIVQIGALRLNDDCSVVEEYEALVRPLANPRLSPYFTDLTGITQEDVDQRGRAPAEALGDFLGFCRGLPVLSYGNDMVVLGENVGWARARGDEVKNGFLSATFLNIRPWLNFIVPETADANVGRLWEVLNLPKPAAGREHSALFDCYSFTAALKHLHAMGHWLPTGFL